A single Leptolyngbya sp. FACHB-261 DNA region contains:
- a CDS encoding PEP-CTERM sorting domain-containing protein (PEP-CTERM proteins occur, often in large numbers, in the proteomes of bacteria that also encode an exosortase, a predicted intramembrane cysteine proteinase. The presence of a PEP-CTERM domain at a protein's C-terminus predicts cleavage within the sorting domain, followed by covalent anchoring to some some component of the (usually Gram-negative) cell surface. Many PEP-CTERM proteins exhibit an unusual sequence composition that includes large numbers of potential glycosylation sites. Expression of one such protein has been shown restore the ability of a bacterium to form floc, a type of biofilm.): MSITKQTLKIAGAAVLTLGTLSLAPVAQAAIVEYTINGTVDRDFQEFGLKSGDPITGFFSFDDSNLPSPEFDYSFIPLTTFGFRLGTASWTKEDDLSSSEELPAAIFGYGILLGADFVGINPAGDLLRTSGSFENAEPGTFNGTALSDNALTGTYTFTQRAATSVPEPGSTVALGALAAGLLAMRKLSASKRNNSTGSAS; encoded by the coding sequence ATGTCCATTACGAAACAGACGCTCAAGATTGCAGGGGCAGCCGTTCTTACCCTAGGCACATTGAGCTTAGCTCCTGTTGCTCAGGCCGCTATTGTTGAATACACGATTAATGGAACGGTCGATAGAGACTTTCAGGAATTTGGTCTGAAATCGGGAGATCCAATCACCGGCTTCTTCAGCTTTGACGACTCAAATTTGCCGTCACCTGAGTTCGATTATTCTTTCATTCCGCTAACCACATTTGGTTTTCGGTTGGGAACAGCATCTTGGACTAAGGAAGATGATTTGAGTAGTAGCGAAGAATTGCCAGCTGCAATTTTTGGCTATGGCATTCTGTTGGGAGCAGATTTTGTTGGCATTAATCCTGCTGGGGACTTGCTGAGGACCTCTGGTTCCTTCGAGAATGCAGAACCTGGCACTTTTAATGGGACTGCCCTCAGTGATAATGCCTTGACTGGCACCTATACCTTTACCCAAAGGGCTGCAACTTCAGTCCCTGAGCCTGGTAGTACTGTCGCCCTGGGGGCTCTAGCCGCCGGGCTATTAGCCATGCGCAAACTCTCTGCCAGTAAGCGCAACAACTCAACAGGTTCGGCTTCTTAA